Proteins encoded within one genomic window of Ailuropoda melanoleuca isolate Jingjing chromosome 16, ASM200744v2, whole genome shotgun sequence:
- the KCNA5 gene encoding potassium voltage-gated channel subfamily A member 5, which yields MEIALVPLENGGAMTVRGGGETRTGCGQAIGGELQCPPTAGLRDGPTERAPRARGTQRGVDLGGRPLPPLPQEPPQPRRLPPEDEEGEGDPALGMAEDQVLRAGSLHHQRVLINISGLRFETQLGTLAQFPNTLLGDPAKRLRYFDPLRNEYFFDRNRPSFDGILYYYQSGGRLRRPVNVSLDVFADEIRFYQLGDEAMERFREDEGFIKEEEKPLPRNEFQRQVWLIFEYPESSGSARGIAIVSVLVILISIITFCLETLPEFRDEREQLRHPPVPHQPPGPARGANGSGALAPPSGPTVAPLLPRTLADPFFIVETTCVIWFTFELLVRFFACPSKAEFSRNIMNIIDVVAIFPYFITLGTELADQQPGGGGGGGQNGQQAMSLAILRVIRLVRVFRIFKLSRHSKGLQILGKTLQASMRELGLLIFFLFIGVILFSSAVYFAEADNQETHFSSIPDAFWWAVVTMTTVGYGDMRPVTVGGKIVGSLCAIAGVLTIALPVPVIVSNFNYFYHRETDHEEQAALKEEQGSQSHGTGQDSGGPRKTSWSKGSLCKAAVSLENADGARRGSCPLEKCNLKAKSNVDLRRSLYALCLDTSRETDL from the coding sequence aTGGAGATCGCCCTGGTGCCCCTGGAGAACGGCGGTGCCATGACCGTCAGAGGAGGAGGTGAGACCCGGACAGGCTGTGGCCAGGCCATAGGGGGAGAGCTCCAGTGTCCCCCGACGGCTGGGCTCAGGGATGGACCCACAGAGCGGGCTCCAAGGGCGCGCGGCACGCAGAGGGGAGTGGACCTGGGAGGGCGGCCTttgccacccctgccccaggagccGCCGCAGCCTCGACGGCTGCCTCCGGAGGACGAGGAGGGAGAAGGCGACCCCGCCCTGGGCATGGCGGAGGACCAGGTGCTGCGCGCGGGGTCCCTTCACCACCAGCGCGTCCTTATCAACATCTCTGGGCTGCGCTTCGAGACGCAGCTGGGCACCTTGGCGCAGTTCCCCAATACCCTCCTGGGGGACCCGGCCAAACGCCTGCGCTACTTCGACCCCCTGAGGAACGAGTACTTCTTTGACCGCAACCGGCCCAGCTTCGATGGCATCCTCTACTACTACCAGTCCGGGGGCCGCCTGCGGAGGCCCGTCAATGTCTCCCTGGACGTGTTCGCAGATGAGATCCGCTTCTACCAGCTGGGGGACGAGGCCATGGAGCGTTTCCGGGAGGATGAGGGCTTCATTAAAGAAGAGGAGAAGCCCCTGCCCCGAAATGAATTCCAACGCCAGGTGTGGCTTATCTTTGAATATCCAGAAAGCTCGGGGTCCGCGAGGGGCATAGCCATCGTCTCGGTCTTGGTCATTCTCATCTCCATCATCACCTTCTGCTTGGAGACCTTGCCAGAGTTCAGGGATGAACGGGAGCAGCTCCGCCATCCCCCAGTGCCCCACCAGCCTCCTGGGCCTGCCCGGGGGGCCAATGGCAGCGGGGCTCTGGCTCCTCCCTCCGGCCCTACAGTGGCACCTCTCCTGCCTAGGACCCTAGCTGACCCCTTCTTCATTGTAGAGACCACGTGTGTCATCTGGTTCACCTTCGAGCTGCTTGTACGCTTCTTTGCCTGCCCCAGCAAAGCAGAGTTCTCTCGCAACATCATGAACATCATTGATGTGGTGGCCATCTTTCCCTACTTCATCACCTTGGGCACTGAGCTGGCAGACCAACAgccaggcgggggagggggcggcggccAGAATGGGCAGCAGGCCATGTCCCTGGCCATCCTCAGAGTGATCCGCCTGGTCCGGGTGTTCCGCATCTTCAAGCTCTCCCGACACTCCAAGGGGCTGCAGATCCTGGGCAAGACCTTGCAGGCCTCCATGCGGGAGCTGGGCCTgcttatcttcttcctcttcatcgGAGTCATCCTCTTCTCCAGTGCCGTCTACTTTGCAGAGGCTGACAACCAGGAGACCCATTTTTCCAGCATCCCAGATGCCTTCTGGTGGGCAGTAGTCACTATGACCACAGTAGGCTACGGGGACATGAGGCCTGTCACAGTGGGGGGCAAGATTGTGGGCTCGCTGTGTGCCATCGCTGGGGTGCTCACCATCGCCCTGCCTGTGCCCGTCATTGTCTCCAACTTCAACTACTTCTACCATCGGGAGACGGACCATGAGGAGCAGGCAGCTCTTAAGGAAGAGCAGGGCAGCCAGAGCCATGGGACAGGGCAGGACAGTGGAGGCCCTCGGAAGACCAGCTGGAGCAAAGGGTCCCTCTGCAAGGCTGCGGTGTCCCTGGAGAACGCAGATGGAGCCCGAAGGGGCAGCTGTCCCCTGGAGAAGTGTAACCTCAAGGCCAAAAGCAATGTGGACTTGCGGAGGTCCCTCTATGCCCTCTGCCTGGACACGAGCCGGGAAACGGATTTGTAA